The sequence AAAATTATCATTGAAATTAAAGCAACAGAGAAAGAGCATCCTATTCATTCTGTTCAACTTCTTACATACTTGCGCTTAACAAGACATGAACTAGGTTTACTCATTAATTTTGGCAATAAACAAGTAAAAAACGGTGTAGAATGCATCATAAATGATAAATTATAAGTCTCCGTGTCTCCGCGTCTCCGTGTTTTAACTATTCAAGTTATTGATTAGCAGATAGTTGAAAATCGAGCTGGCGTTATTTATACACAAACAAGTTAAAGAATTGGCCTGCGTATAACTTTCTTCTGTGGTAGCTAAAACCGTGTCCTTTCGGATGAAGGCCCCTCTCCCTCCTCAACTAAAGCTCATAATAACCTAAGTGTTGGGTTTAAATTATTCAAGGTTAAATCCTTATTGTTGCATATTGTGGTAGACGGCATCTACGTCGTCTAAGTCTTCTAGCCAGTCGATAAGGCCAAAGTTGGCTTTTGCCGTTTCCTCATCCACTTCTACATAGGTTTTAGGAATCATTTCAAGCTCTGCTTCTTTGCACTTATAGCCAAGAGCCTCTATTACTTCTTTAACAGCAAAAAGGTTGATAGGCTCTGTAACCAGTACAAACCCCTCTTCTGTAGATTCAAAATCTTGTGCGCCAGCTTCTGTAACAGCCATAAACAGAGCATCTTCATCAACACCTTCTTTCTCTACCTGGATAATCCCTTTTTGATCAAAGTTAAAGGCTACAGACCCAGGCGTTGCGATAGAACCACCCTGTTTATTAGTTGCAATACGCATGTCAGAAGCTGTGCGATTTTTGTTATCAGTAAGAGCTTCGACAATAATGCCAACACCCCCATGCCCATAAAACTCATATGTTACACTTATGTAGTCTGACTGATCGCTACTGGTCGCTTTTTTGATATTTCTTTCAATATTATCGTTTGGCAGATTAGCATCACGCGCCTTTTGTAGGGCCAGCCGAAGACGAGGATTATTTTTAGGGTCTGCTCCACCTGCTCGTACAGCGCTAATAATTTCCTTTGTTACCCTAGAAAACGCCTTTCCTTTGGCTTTATCAGCTCTTCCTTTACGATGCTTAATGTTTGCCCACTTACTATGCCCAGCCATTTATCCCTCTTAACTAATTAAACTCTGCAAAAAATTGGTGACGATGTTCTAGTTCCCATGCTTTTGCTCTATGATAATCTTTAAAGATGAGTTCTCTCTCTTTAAATTCCTTACTATGCACTCTTGCAACCCCTTTCTCGTCAATATAGGAGGGTACCACATGATGCAATATTTCATGATAGACCACATAATCAATAAAGTAGCGCGGGAAAGAGCGATCATCCAACATTTTATTAATTTTGATAAGTTTTAATGCTTCAAAATATTGGCCAAACACAATACGAGAGCAATTCTTTTTTGGAAGACGATCAAACCAGGTAATCCATAACTTAACTTTTGATTCAAAATATTTTTTATTAATTTCATCATAAACTTTTTGAAGATGATAGACTTTCCCGTTTGTGTATAAAGTACGGGCATCTAATCTATGAGAATAATCGAAACGAGGTAAATTACTGTGAATGTAAGAGCGAATTACAGCGAACGCAGAGCTATCTTTTTTCTTTACATAAGTTGCAACGGCTGTGATTACAGACTCAGGAGCCTCCAAAAACATTTTATGCAAAGATAGTTTTGCCCACTTGTCCCTCTTATCCAAAACAGCAAGCATATTAGAGCTGTTTTCGTTAATAATTAATTCAAATTCAAATCCTGACTTATCTGAAAGTCTCTGTTTTACGTTTTCTAAAAGCTCTGCCATAAATCAACTTAAATTGCTTTTTCCATAATAATTTTTCCAAGGTATTCACCATCTTCTTTTATAAAGTGTGGCTGCCTTCCAACCTCTTTAAAGCCAAACTTATCATACAGAGTAATTGCAGGATTACCCTCATACACTTCTAAATATAAATAATCTAAACGAAATTGCTCTTTTGCAAGATGAATGATATTATTCAAAAGAAGTGTCCCTACACCCTTTCTTCTATGCTCTTTTTCAACAATAATGGAAAAGAGACACTGATGAGCAACTTTTCTGTAGGGCATTAAATAGAGCGTTGAAAGCCCGCATGGAACGCCCTTATCTACTGCCGTTAGACTGCACTTATAGCGGCTAAAGCCAATCCAATGTTTGATTGCATCTTCTAACTCTAATGGATCTTGCATAGGAAACCAGCGAAGCACTCCAGGCTCTTCCAACCAATTCTTCAAGAAAGGTGCATCTTCATTTTCTGTATAACGTATGATTATGTCCCTGTTTTCATCCATCTGTTCTACCAAATTCCTTTAAATAAGCCTCTACAAAACCATCCAAGAGATCCCCATCCATCATCGCATCAATATTTCCTACTTCAAATCCTGTACGCGTATCTTTAACAAGGGTATAGGGTTGAAAAACATAATTGCGAATTTGACTTCCCCATGCGATTTCTTTTTTTACACCGCCCAAGGACTTTAAAGACTCTTCTCTTGCTAAAATCTCATTTTCATATAACTTTGAGCGAAGCATTTTCATGCATGATTCTTTATTCTGAAGCTGGCTTCTCTCCTGCTGACAAGAAACCACAATACCGCTGGGCATGTGAGTGATTCTTACTGCGGAATCTGTCTTGTTAACGTGTTGTCCGCCCGCTCCCGAAGCTCTGTATGTATCTACTCTAATATCATCTGGACGAATTTCAATGTTGATATCATCATCAATTTCTGGCGTTACGTCAACAGATGCAAAGCTTGTATGCCTCTTTGCATTTGCATCAAAAGGGGAAATACGAACAAGTCTGTGCACTCCCTTCTCTGCTTTTGTATAACCATAAGCAAAACCGCCTACAAAGCGAAAAGTTATGCTTTTAATACCAGCAACATCACCCTCTACCCGGTCAATAACCTCGACATTCCATTTGCGCCTACTAGCCCATCTCTGGTACATGCGAGACAGCATAAGGGCCCAATCACAAGCCTCTGTACCCCCTGCTCCTGAATTAATACTTAGATAGCAATTCTTACTATCTAATTCACCAGAAAGCATTTTTCGCACTTCAAGCTCTGAAAGTCCTGCTTCAACGTCATCTAACTCACCTAAAAGCTCATTACAAAACGCATCATCACTATCAATCACTTCAAAAAGCATCTCAGAAACACTTTCAAAGCGTTTTTTCAAATCCATATACGGTACAGTCCATGCACGAAGCAAATTACATTTTGAAATTACCTGCTGAGCGGACTTTTGATCATTCCAAAAGCCATCCTGCGACATTTTTTCTTCTAGCTCTAACACTTCTGACTCTTTGCTAGCGAGGTCAAAGATACCTCCACATATGAAGTATGCGATCGTTTGTTTTTTTCAATCTTGATTGAAGCTCTTCATTCATAAGTCACCTTAAAAAATTACCATTTTGGATAGCAATATAACTCGAAGCATAAGTTTAAGTCACTTCAAATGTATTTTTTGATAGTATGATTTCATGGCCCTCAACAGCATAGTGCCATGACCAACTAGGACGATTAATTATTTCGACTTTTAAATTTATAATTCCATTTTCTTCATAGGCAGTTACTTTTTGTCCATTTTCTACAATAATTGTTTGTGAACCAAGAAACACCACATTTTCAGCAACAAATTCAGCATTTCCGTAAAGTTTAATTTCTAATACTCCTTTGCGCTCAATCTGATTTTCCCATACAGATCCCTCCTCTCTTTTTCTACCCTGATTCTTCACCTTTACGTTATGAAGCGTGCAGCGCCCACACCACTGATCATCGTAGTGAAGGATAGGATCGTACCTTCCAAGAACTGCATCTGACGAGATAAGTAAGCTACCATCAAGTTCCATGTTTTCTATATCAACTTCTGCAATTTCCAATTGTAATTCTGCAAAGTCATGAAGAACTCCTCCTCGAATTTTTTGTTTAATTATAGAGTAGAGAGGCCCTAAGGCAGGATGATACAAAAACAGAACATACGGCCCATATTTAAAATAATCTGCAACATTTTCTTCTTTTGCCAAAATCTGAACAAGGCACTCTTTCTCCAAAAGTTCCCGATTATTTGTAATAAGATCATAAAAAGCACTTTCTGGGGTCTCAAGAAAACGTTTATCTGGGATATAAGAATTCTTTGTCACAGAAATCGTCTTATGCCTTTCATTATAAACAACATAAGACTCTAAACGCTCTTCTTGCTCCTTTTGCGACAATGCTGCTGAAAACGAATTTTCAATATAATCAACAATATTTTGCATAGTTGATTCCAATCTACATGCTGAAATATCCCTGCCATCCACTTTCTTTATATTAACAAGCATTCCAGGCACAAAACACTTATCCAATGCACTTTCTACTTTTCGAATATCAGCAAAAAGAACATTCGTGTTGGATGGAAAACAG comes from Chlamydiales bacterium and encodes:
- a CDS encoding YebC/PmpR family DNA-binding transcriptional regulator; amino-acid sequence: MAGHSKWANIKHRKGRADKAKGKAFSRVTKEIISAVRAGGADPKNNPRLRLALQKARDANLPNDNIERNIKKATSSDQSDYISVTYEFYGHGGVGIIVEALTDNKNRTASDMRIATNKQGGSIATPGSVAFNFDQKGIIQVEKEGVDEDALFMAVTEAGAQDFESTEEGFVLVTEPINLFAVKEVIEALGYKCKEAELEMIPKTYVEVDEETAKANFGLIDWLEDLDDVDAVYHNMQQ
- a CDS encoding N-acetyltransferase, which translates into the protein MDENRDIIIRYTENEDAPFLKNWLEEPGVLRWFPMQDPLELEDAIKHWIGFSRYKCSLTAVDKGVPCGLSTLYLMPYRKVAHQCLFSIIVEKEHRRKGVGTLLLNNIIHLAKEQFRLDYLYLEVYEGNPAITLYDKFGFKEVGRQPHFIKEDGEYLGKIIMEKAI
- the prfB gene encoding peptide chain release factor 2, with protein sequence MAYFICGGIFDLASKESEVLELEEKMSQDGFWNDQKSAQQVISKCNLLRAWTVPYMDLKKRFESVSEMLFEVIDSDDAFCNELLGELDDVEAGLSELEVRKMLSGELDSKNCYLSINSGAGGTEACDWALMLSRMYQRWASRRKWNVEVIDRVEGDVAGIKSITFRFVGGFAYGYTKAEKGVHRLVRISPFDANAKRHTSFASVDVTPEIDDDINIEIRPDDIRVDTYRASGAGGQHVNKTDSAVRITHMPSGIVVSCQQERSQLQNKESCMKMLRSKLYENEILAREESLKSLGGVKKEIAWGSQIRNYVFQPYTLVKDTRTGFEVGNIDAMMDGDLLDGFVEAYLKEFGRTDG